The Nothobranchius furzeri strain GRZ-AD chromosome 17, NfurGRZ-RIMD1, whole genome shotgun sequence nucleotide sequence atatatatatatatatatatatacatatatacatatatatatatatatatgtatatatatatatatatatatatatatatatatatatatatatatatacatatatatatatatatatatacatgtatatatatatatatatatatatatatatacatgtatatatatacatgtatatatatacatgtatatatatacacgtatatatatatatatatatttatatatatatatatacatgtatatatatatatatatatatatatatatatatatatatatacatgtatatatatatatatatatatatatatatatatatacatatatatatatgtatatatatatatatatataaatatatatatacatgtgtgtatatatatatatatatatatatatatatatatatatacatgtgtatatatatatatatatatatatatatatatatatatatatatatatatatatatatatatacatgtgtatatatatatatatatatatatatatatatatgtatatatatatatatatatatatatatatatatatatatatatatatatatatatatatatatatatatcagacgtcaagctaaacagacagggttaaaaaaatatgatcgacctttttccccatcactttaattttttaaatagtaattaataaacattcgataccattacaatttcctttgatttattttaaataaatatttagactgcccaggtagcacatcaacaatgcaatttaacagttttcttaaagtaggaacgtttaacctgtgcggccagagcgctctccttcctaatgctctgcgtaaacctgagctgatcacctacttgtgcgtaatcaaatgtcaatagaggaaaatatggaaaagatatagccatgaggttcacttttgcctcagactgacttattgctgttttatggtgtggctgaatctgcgttccgctgccatgcggactggaataacaaatgctgcagtaacaggaatggtggtcaggttcatgaggagtcactggctggagcggacccgactttaatacgtcatcccaaaatagaagctaatatcttaatttggccttgaatgaaaaatgttgttataaaacctcttaaaagttttttatcacagaggaggcagcgctcatttctgtcttcagtctgacggcgcgccggagattGCTCAgcatgcgcgcttattgaatctgtgtgcgtgtgtgtgtgtgcgcgcgcgcggcacagctccatgaagcttggtttatgcttgacgcattcactttccgcttggtgatgcggcacgCGGGTGGAACGCGCTTCACCACTTGCAGCATTTGAGTCACCgcatctcgttattggcgctatttaaaccagtgttgtaaaattacttctgcccagcccagatgtgctcacttttgcacccgtgagccgtggttccgctggaacgcgtctgacctctgacagacgcactctgaacttcagatcttcagcgcgctgttaatagcctgaatgggaatcatttcttgatttatttagttacatccacaatgttctgtgtgtgaggtttactgcatgagacaggtgttaattacaatctgccagaatgactcaccaccttcatattcctccaacatcgttaaaaatgatcaaatatggaacatatcggcgtgcgcatgtCATGACGAGaggaagtttcttgacccacaacatgcagaatcaccatatGGAGAGCaagaaggtaagtaaaaaggtttttattactaaataaaGAGCAATGTGAGAGACGGGAAcagacgagacgcaggactggcagcaggaatccagggggagattctaaggagggagacagagtgaatatgagGCGTAAACAAATGGAAACGTTATCTGAAAGACTGGTCTTACTGCTTCTGTGTAGTGGTAATTGTACAGGAAGGTTgttaggtccgggtgagctgaggagatccacaggtgaagggattgttttgtccagaggtgtaggagcaggaatggacgttggtaggtgagcggctgagagcgggcggccaggggatgaagcagtgtgtcaggcaggctgagatccgggtcttgttctggagctggtgagagattgtgaggaacctggagaagagcaggagagggcatcaaGGGATTTTCAGACGACaggttaatcagagcaaaaatacGAATGTTGggtcggaggctagagctacccaaaagagtaatcatccggcgtggtgaagtgtcacactgctccttaaatcccctgggccttgatggtgagatcagctgcagctgggagctctcagacacgcccacctgtgaaaacaatactcagAAGAGATCAGGGTTACAGGctggcagctcaccacggaccatgacagtgcaggccagagtgctgaagctcggcgcattgttattatgaagttagggcacatgtggaggacacacgcgcaaaaatatacttgttttcaattacatttattgtgcccacttactttttcttaggcccacccacaaatgagtttctggctacgtgttgaatggtgacatctgacagacttctctgagctccgcagccattacacttttcatctcgcgcaccccctagcggcagctcgtgcacccccgggggtgcgcacaccacactttgggaatccctgtgcatcctggtgcaataagctatacttttatgaatgacacgattagtAGTGACTAATCGTCACCAAACTGGCGACtagtcaactaataaaatagtcgtttgtggcagccctagagTATATCCTGAGAGCTGGAGGATTTTACATGAAGCCCTGGGTCTACTCCACTCAAAGTGGGAGGAAAGAAGCCAACAGTGAGATGGATATAGCAGAGTCAAAGACTATAATTCTGCCAAACcagctgacaaaaaaaaaaaacaacaaagccCTCGGCCTTGGCTACATCATCGAAGACGACAAGCTCCATGTCATGGTTGAGGTCAACTTCTCAAAGAAAAGGGAAAAGATGCGCCTTGGCCAAAATCTGTTAAGGGAAGAAGTCAGAACTCAAACCCCTGATCCACTCACCAGACGAGAACTGCTGAGCCAAGTCTCCAGCCTATATGACCCACTTGGCCTTGTGACTCCTGTCAAGCAGAAAGGTGCCATcttagtcaaagtcaaagtcaaagtcatttattgtcatattctaccACATgttcaggacatacagagaaatgaaattcagtttcagcacacacaattcaaagatcagacatacgtgggtaagacacataacaagaattggtgactgcggtcattcgcaacatgagtcgcgctaccttaatagatagatgaaaagggtgttacatgaggataagtgggggtaggtaaaaaaaggcatagcagagttagccccagcggggagtaactctaattatacaaaagaaaaacctcctttcacatggaagcacagacagcacagatacaacatcagagtccgatggggaggtggggatgggcgggatcctgaagcctccaatgggagctgccactacggcgcatcgaccagctgcagaccaacaggtgggagggagagataaggaacagagagtacattgaagttcctgcagacatgtcagcctgaaggaagagggtgaaggccgggacacagcatctgtcggcattcctccttttgtgggggtgtgttgaggcagccttgagaggctgctatggcgtcagataaggataaacatgactttgtttagggcaggcagagataatcttcctctcccccttggagtctctaagtggtcattcatgtccaccagtgaagccaattttacattctaaacatccccgcatcgtccggcgaccctctccgagatcaaatccatcttgcgcactaacacaggcaatgccgcgaggacattgtccaggttacagttcacctcgagtaacgtcccagtctgtgaggtcaccgcacgagcggcacattccgtgggtacgggtcgcactccaatcgctcccgtcttcccaaatttccagaaaaccagatatcctcccactccaatcagaagaaatcaagTGATCAACAGgctgaatatccacaaatcttccacgtcctcaatggacagctgagagaggcacacgattcgccagacctcccaagaatcgagtgcatatcccgatgcgaatgtcccctcgggacaggtgggagcccccttctccattCTCATCGTAGCGAAAGTTACGGCTTCTTGACGTTCTTTGCAAACCGTGTCAGCGAGATCCAAAGTAGCACTGACATCCAAGATTGGTGAGGCCAGCAAACATAGCAGACATCATCACAAGAGGGGCTAGTCCAAACATTTTAACTGAAAACTCTGAGTGGCAGTCCGGTCCAAAGTTTCTCCAACTTCCTGATGATGAGTGGCCAACGAAATCTGCCAGAGACGTCGCTGCCCAAGCTCGAGAGAAAGTAACTATGATCTGGAAAAAGACATTTGTAGCAGTACTCACCAGAAATCACCTGAAACTAGCTCATGATCCAGCCTATGTTATGTTCTAGAAGACCACCAGCGGGGGCAGAAACCCAAAAACTAGTTGACGAAAGGTGTTTCAGCAACCTAAGAAGGCTGGTTGGGGCTCTGGCATGGATCTAGAGAGCGGCCAAAAAGTTCCAAAATGCTAAGACTACAGATCAAGAAAGGTGGGAGGTAGTGCCATCTTCGGGTGTCCTTACAGTCAATGAGAGACGAGATGCATTTCGAGACCTTTGCCAAGCAGCACAAGACGATGTTAACTTCCCAAGCACTACAACAGACAGGTTAGTCGTCTACAGAGATCAAACAAGTGGACTTCTAGTTTGTGGGGGCAAAATTCAGACCTTCAGAGAAGACCGCAAAGCTGTTCCTCTTTTACCATTTCATGCCTGGTTATCCACCCTCCTTGCCAGAGAAGCACTCAGTGAAGGACATGATGGGGTAGCAGGGACTTTACTGCGGATGACAAAGAAAGCATGGGTCATAAAAGGAAGACTTATTGCTCAAAACGTTGATGACAAATGCATTGTGTGCAAGAAGACAAAGGGAAAAACCTGCAAACAAATCATGGAAAACTTACCTGAAGAGAGGTCTAGTCCTGCTGCACCTTTCGAGTTCACAGcacattaaaatgtgcttgaacctgTTGGGACCTTACACTCcccttcccaatctccttacagCAACTGCCATAAGTCGtagaattgtgcatcacagtaaattcatttcAACATGTCTGAAATAGATTTTCTTAAGTTTATTgttgtgttgatttagctgattccattctctgtctctgtgaactgctgtaagatattattgtcagttgtgtttgccttattttgtttattattttatttgttattcttactttgctgatttttgtattgaactttgtatggaatgattctttggacaaGTTAACAGGATTGGGATTACGATCCGCAATAACAAATGATTGCAGCGCCTCCCGCTGTGTTTTCCTCATCTTGCTGACTCTGACCCTTTCATATCTGATCgtagtgtaaggttatgaagttcatggttttcaactccatacagctgccccctgtgcacaataacaccgtgtagaaaaaccaaggtcgggtgttcctcagactgtttacattccaggagaagagtccgaaggagaagaagaaactttacttaatcaaagtactttatttgtgattaaaattattaagcaaaacagatgttgatcaacaataatcaagtgagtgatctgtgaaataaatatgtcatgaattatgtttaatgaaaacaggactacggcacagacatactgatcctcatctccatagaaacgcatgacacattgttccaaccaatcagagctttcggctgccgcaggagaatctggtgttgacttcaagtgtccaatccactttactgaaacttatcaacaattcagagatataaaacaaggcaacgccatttttaaggcagttccattttgacttcagttctattcaccgtcatcctaaagaaaagcgcagcctggccagatgtgttttcttctttaaactaagaactgtgaaacgggataatttcgtcgtttaacaaccagacgacgtcctttcaaaaaaggagcacctgctgacgccgacgaacggtaccggggtcgaccctccagacgggctttgaaacgttgtgatcgctgcaccgacagctccagcgtacatccgaggtctccagacctggcatttcctgatctacctgggagacccccactgggtacgtacacggcaaaatagcggctcatgtcatcactttataagcctcgtgatatctagtcataacaaagacgaccagattcattgacgtcagcctagagaatctgaaccagacacacacacacacacacacacacacacacacacacacacacacacacacacacacacacacacacacacgcaccaacacaacatccgaatccattctcatccatcacagagtagtcctggtagattgtttagaatttataattcagaaattaaagattctcaaacgatcccatctctctctcttttcttgtctcaaagtcaatacagagtgtttaattaaactccctgatgataaaaacagcctattcttctgtttataaaaagtgaactactaacagtgtattaaaatacaactttagatagttacatcactttcattccgttacatttatggcgagcctagcttgatatctgcacagtttattacactttgtgccgactctgagacattttgggatttttggttcagtgtctgtgtgttagagaaaagaaaaaggcgagtgcttcctcattcagctctcagaaagggggggtgcacattcatcaccctccaacaggaggcgctgtttcatcaaaacaccttaagtgctgacgtgtgctggcggccattttgaggcctacatctgagggtaaacatttctcctgttttatggcattggaaccgtctgtttattgtttgtcgcggtgtttgtgacactgtgtgcatccatttgtgtaatcggagacagaagactccgtcggaaatttatttccattcgatgagcgcaggatccgcgctgttcttagtcggaattctcgttagcacctgccgtagcttgacttgctcggtaaacgctgtcagccgagaacaaccgcagagcgatactgcatccagattgcgtacgctattgagaccctttcaatcatggcgcgagatgcccgttggttgatcgaggcaattttgagaccctgatcgctacagggcgttcgctagcattagccgacgagctaactagccactctcggtgaggaggctcgggaacgcgtcccgcgaagctttctagccgttccgacgcagcggaactgcgtcctttaatccgctaaaccttccggtacggagtactttaaggtaacgttagcggcggttctgaaacacgctgcggtgtttagaatcgtgagattgctacggggatcaaagccgggtgtcggacgacgcatgcgcggcggtccgccatcttagttgcccgacacgtagctcgacccgccatcttgggcaggtcaaatgacaatgatatttttggcattattgaacaattttgcccaaaatattcattcaccagccaagcttccctgtaactaattctttaaaaactctacaggtaaggttgtttctaaataaacatctaattagaaggcaaaaTTCGAAgggtaaattaataaataatacaaggaaagactatttactattttggaaaatagactcagaggtaacgatgcaattacaatcccaacttcaggcggcgattcaaaacactttccttccaatgatgactatcatgatgaacatgatctgcaatcttcagaaagacgtcgagggcgtcaaacaagTTGTGTGTGAGTCTCAGGAGACCCGGTCAgagactccgtgtttgcctgagaagccacaaaatgagactgaaatgctgcaggttgatgttgtcacaggttctgattcacaggaaaacaacaacacctcaaaggaaagcgacaacacctctccggtcgttccatccgtggcgatgttaggcgacgaacccgcagatgacgaccgcagtaccactactaccaccgccgtaactgagaaaattttgcttgcacctctggtcgtgagaaagggatctaataggcccgcagtggaggtcactgtaaatcagagacatcgctgtgtcgcattattagacacaggagcggacatctcgctcatcagcggagctctttacagcagcatgtgcgaacaaaggggggaggacatctcaccccccaaactcatttcgggcccaaaggattttaacgagttctatggcgctccctcgtccgcggctgcgacgactgaggtcaacatctcgataggaggcatgtcctttaaacacctcgtgtacatcagcgaggagatgccgatgcccatgctcttagggttggactgtctccaacgccttgacgctagaatcagcggtgcattcggacaactgtttgcacgtgtgcggaagccaaagccgtacaaaccgtggcctgacacaggcggacgcccttcggtggcatgtctttcgcggggggacgcgatttcgacctcaccaccactctcaaagccaccgggtagacccccggaacttctgttacagattgagaaggtcatagaccaagcggatgctctcaccaacgatgtcgagcgagaccagctaagacaacttttgctaaagtaccaggattttctttcacttgactccttggactgtggtctgaccactatccatgaagtccggattcctaccaggcccgatgcaccgccgtcctttgtgcggcaatacaagattcccctggcgtccatagaaccggtccaggaaatcattgacagcctcttggctaatggggtcattcgaccctgcaacagcacctactcggctccgttgtggccggtactgaagcctaatggtaagtggcgacttaccattgactaccggcaactcaacaaacaggtccccttgtctaggtggcctatggcacgcctggagcaggagcttccaaaagtgaaagatgctaagtacttttccacccttgacattgcgtctggattctggacgattcctgtccacgaatcggaccaacacaaacttgctttctcctttgccaaccggcagtacaccttcacccggtgtccttttggttattccaactcgccagctgagttcaacatcttcttgaacaaggcctgccccgatgctcgagagcgtgggacactcatctatgttgacgacattcttattcgtcggcgtacgttggatgaccacctggccgagctggaccatgtcatgggtcagctcgcggcggcgggtgctaagatctctctcgccaagggtcagtggtgcaggtcgcaagttcagtacgttggcctccttgtgggaccacagggagtgcagcctcagcttggcaggattcagggtgttgccaccatcacacctccgacgaacgtctccgaacttcgtagcttcttgggggtctgcaactactcgcgtcagttcgtggaacattacgctgagttggcacgacctctgactaatctgttgaagaaggatgtggcgttcgagtgggcggagcagcaccagcaggccatggatgacctgaaggccgccatgtgctcggctccgtgcttggcattccccgactgtgacaaggagttccatcttgaggttggtttctcagctcactgtttgagtgctggtctctaccagattcatgactgcgacaggcgtgtcgtggcctatgctagtaagctcttgactggacctgagttgaaatactcggactgtgaaaaggctttgctttccaccatgtgggcagttaagtactttgcgaactacattggcggacagaaaatcatcattgagacacagcaccagccggtgaccttccttaacagtcagcgcatcagagatggtgtggtgaccaattcacgaatcgcttcgtggctgctggctcttcaaag carries:
- the LOC139063725 gene encoding uncharacterized protein; the protein is MRRASALWPALSWSVVGVSESSQLQLISPSRPRGFKEQCDTSPRRMITLLGSSSLRPNIRIFALINLSSENPLMPSPALLQVPHNLSPAPEQDPDLSLPDTLLHPLAARSQPLTYQRPFLLLHLWTKQSLHLWISSAHPDLTTFLYNYHYTEANLPLDSCCQSCVSSVPVSHIALYLLTALIRFAWVRLAQREGGAVQVFDGDVAVKQWLKVA